The Deinococcus sedimenti genome window below encodes:
- a CDS encoding type Z 30S ribosomal protein S14, with protein MANTSKVVKAARGHKFAVQNYNRCSRCGRARGYYRFFGLCRICIREMAHKGELPGVKKASW; from the coding sequence ATGGCTAACACTTCCAAAGTCGTCAAAGCTGCGCGCGGCCACAAGTTCGCCGTGCAGAACTACAACCGCTGCAGCCGCTGCGGTCGCGCCCGCGGGTACTACCGCTTCTTCGGCCTGTGCCGCATCTGCATCCGCGAGATGGCGCACAAGGGCGAACTGCCCGGCGTGAAGAAAGCCAGCTGGTAA
- the rplE gene encoding 50S ribosomal protein L5 → MQQLKTKYNEQVRPAMMQQFGYSSVMAVPRIEKIVVNEGLGSAKEDSKAIDKAAKELALITLQKPIVTKAKKSISNFKLRQGMPVGIKVTLRGERMFVFLEKLINIGLPRIRDFKGVNPNAFDGRGNYNLGIKEQLIFPEITYDMVDKVRGMDITIVTTAKTDEEARALLQAMGLPFRK, encoded by the coding sequence ATGCAGCAACTGAAAACCAAGTACAACGAGCAGGTCCGCCCTGCCATGATGCAGCAGTTCGGCTACTCCAGCGTGATGGCCGTGCCCCGCATCGAGAAGATCGTCGTCAACGAAGGCCTCGGCAGCGCCAAGGAAGACAGCAAGGCGATCGACAAGGCCGCCAAGGAACTGGCGCTGATCACCCTGCAGAAGCCCATCGTCACCAAGGCGAAAAAGAGCATCAGCAACTTCAAGCTGCGCCAGGGCATGCCCGTGGGCATCAAGGTCACGCTGCGCGGCGAGCGCATGTTCGTGTTCCTCGAAAAGCTGATCAACATCGGCCTGCCCCGCATCCGTGACTTCAAGGGCGTGAACCCTAACGCCTTCGACGGCCGCGGCAACTACAACCTGGGCATCAAAGAACAGCTGATCTTCCCCGAAATCACCTACGACATGGTCGACAAGGTGCGCGGCATGGACATCACCATCGTGACCACCGCGAAGACGGACGAAGAAGCCCGCGCGCTCCTGCAAGCCATGGGCCTGCCCTTCCGCAAATAA
- the rplX gene encoding 50S ribosomal protein L24, whose protein sequence is MPRPSAGSHHNDKLHIKKGDTVIVLSGKHKGKTGKVLLALPRDQKVVVEGVNLVTKNVKPSPANPQGGQEQRELALHASKVSIVDPETGKATRIRKTIVDGKKVRVAVASGKNID, encoded by the coding sequence ATGCCCCGTCCCAGCGCTGGTAGCCACCACAACGACAAGCTGCACATCAAGAAGGGTGACACCGTCATCGTCCTGAGCGGCAAGCACAAGGGCAAGACCGGCAAGGTCCTCCTCGCCCTGCCCCGCGACCAGAAGGTCGTCGTGGAAGGCGTGAACCTCGTCACCAAGAACGTCAAGCCCAGCCCCGCCAACCCCCAGGGCGGCCAGGAACAGCGCGAGCTGGCCCTGCACGCCAGCAAGGTGTCCATCGTGGACCCCGAAACCGGCAAGGCGACCCGCATCCGCAAGACCATCGTGGACGGCAAGAAAGTTCGCGTGGCCGTCGCGAGCGGCAAGAACATCGACTGA